Proteins from a genomic interval of Trifolium pratense cultivar HEN17-A07 linkage group LG6, ARS_RC_1.1, whole genome shotgun sequence:
- the LOC123891340 gene encoding glutamate receptor 3.2-like, with the protein MNISGMGRNSSLQLKIVCFNIVLHLLAWSRMQRSHCLVPQRSIMSIGVVLDLDSLMGKQQKIAMEIAVQEFNNQLSSPKLDLQIKDSHGNSAQVIAGVMDLSLSNQVLAITGTITHNEAALASEFSDTIKNIPIMSLTSFTGRPELLSSRLKHFIQVGDDINLNMQCIVAIVGYLKWKKVTVIYELNNDFSSDQGRILLSLSYSLKLVGSEIDNHLAFPSLSTLLDPNTTIENELNKLKRKSNRVFLIVHSSLELANMLFEKANQIGLMEKGSVWIIPNMVAGLLDSVNSSVIFNMQGVVGFKTYFMEMNEAFREFKFKFRRRFALEYPKEDNINPSIFALQAYDATWAIFEAANKSSSQGKFSLEQFSAKVLSNKFDRLSRNTFSKNRPLMQSQSFNIINVIGKSYREMAFWTPTLGFSKNIFSNQLMEKKNTNNDHDSNGVFSTVYWPGDMQSVPKGWTHSNEERLLKIGVPSNGAFTQFVNVTHDKSMNGSSITGFSITVFEEAVKLLPYDLHYNFVPFNGSYDEMVHQVHNKALDGAVGDTGIMAYRYNLVDFSQPYIESDLHMVVTEQPAKSKTWKFLDAFTKEMWLLIAAIHIFVGFVIWLAEREDNPDLRGIGSMLWFLVTVLFYAHREPIRRPLARIVLAPWLFAIFIVTNSFTASLTSITISQAKPSVLDIQTLKERNSPVGCNGNSFIVNYLTEVLKFKPENIRKINSISDYPAAFENKDIEAAFFVGPHARVFLAKYSCKGLINAGNIFRLGGFGFAYPKGSSLAIDISEALLNMIESGQIKELEKDMLNKLKNEGIANCSSKKKEKDNSSIDIPPFLGLFSICSSFAILALSYHTICLLVKKNLETLTYHIVLTLIRLWRIWKWTTKYFSRIMRRVCSCIETRNAEEDVNNSQQNPVIVVAHASS; encoded by the exons ATGAACATTTCAGGAATGGGAAGGAATTCTTCATTGCAACTCAAAATTGTATGCTTCAATATTGTCTTACATTTGTTAGCATGGTCAAGGATGCAAAGAAGCCACTGCTTGGTGCCTCAAAGGTCCATTATGAGCATAGGTGTTGTGCTTGATTTGGATTCATTAATGGGAAAACAACAGAAAATAGCAATGGAAATTGCAGTGCAAGAGTTCAACAACCAATTAAGTTCTCCCAAGCTGGATTTGCAGATAAAAGATTCACATGGAAATTCTGCTCAAGTAATTGCTGGTG TTATGGACCTCTCATTGAGCAACCAAGTGTTGGCCATCACAGGAACTATTACACACAATGAAGCAGCTCTAGCAAGTGAATTCAGCGACACCATAAAGAACATTCCTATCATGTCTCTAACTTCTTTTACAGGCAGACCAGAATTATTATCTTCAAGATTGAAACATTTCATCCAAGTAGGGGATGATATTAACCTTAACATGCAATGCATTGTAGCAATTGTAGGATATCTCAAATGGAAAAAGGTAACAGTAATATATGAACTTAATAATGATTTTTCCTCTGATCAAGGAAGGATACTACTTAGTCTCTCTTATTCTCTTAAACTAGTTGGTTCTGAAATTGATAACCATTTAGCTTTTCCTTCCTTATCCACTCTTTTAGATCCAAACACTACAATTGAAAATGAGCTTAATAAGCTGAAAAGGAAGAGTAATAGGGTCTTTTTGATTGTTCATTCTTCTTTGGAGCTGGCTAACATGCTTTTTGAGAAAGCAAATCAAATAGGTTTGATGGAAAAAGGATCTGTGTGGATTATCCCAAATATGGTTGCTGGTCTTCTTGATTCAGTTAACTCTTCTGTTATATTCAACATGCAAGGTGTTGTAGGATTTAAAACATACTTTATGGAAATGAATGAAGCTTTTAGagagttcaaattcaaatttcgaAGAAGGTTTGCACTAGAATACCCTAAAGAAGATAACATTAACCCAAGTATCTTTGCACTTCAAGCATATGATGCAACTTGGGCTATTTTTGAGGCTGCAAATAAGTCATCGTCACAAGGAAAGTTTAGCCTTGAACAATTCTCAGCAAAGgttttgtcaaataaatttGACAGACTAAGTAGAAACACTTTCTCAAAGAATAGACCATTGATGCAATCACAATCCTTTAACATAATAAATGTGATAGGGAAAAGTTATAGAGAAATGGCATTTTGGACTCCAACACTTGGTTTTTCCAAGAACATATTTAGCAATCAATTAATGgagaagaaaaacacaaacaatGATCATGATTCTAATGGAGTTTTCAGCACAGTTTATTGGCCTGGAGACATGCAATCAGTTCCAAAGGGATGGACTCACAGTAATGAGGAAAGATTATTGAAAATAGGAGTACCTTCCAATGGTGCCTTTACTCAGTTTGTGAATGTAACACATGACAAGAGTATGAACGGATCTTCAATCACTGGTTTCTCTATTACTGTCTTTGAAGAAGCTGTCAAACTTTTACCTTATGATTTACACTACAATTTTGTTCCTTTCAATGGCTCATATGATGAAATGGTTCATCAGGTCCACAATAAA GCATTGGATGGTGCGGTTGGTGATACAGGGATAATGGCATATAGATATAATTTAGTTGACTTCTCACAACCTTATATTGAATCTGACCTCCACATGGTGGTTACTGAACAACCAGCAAAATCAAAAACATGGAAGTTTTTGGATGCCTTTACTAAAGAGATGTGGCTTTTGATAGCAGCTATTCATATTTTTGTAGGctttgttatttggttggcTGAAAGGGAAGATAATCCAGATCTAAGGGGGATTGGTTCCATGCTATGGTTTTTAGTCACTGTACTATTTTATGCACATA GAGAACCAATAAGAAGACCGTTAGCTCGAATTGTGCTGGCACCGTGGTTATTTGCTATTTTCATTGTGACAAATAGTTTCACAGCAAGTTTGACATCCATAACTATATCACAAGCAAAGCCATCTGTGTTAGATATACAAACCCTTAAAGAAAGAAACTCACCAGTTGGGTGTAATGGAAATTCATTCATTGTGAATTACTTGACAGAAGTACTAAAGTTCAAGCCTGAGAACATTAGGAAAATAAATTCCATCAGTGATTACCCTGCTGCCTTTGAGAACAAGGATATAGAAGCCGCCTTCTTTGTCGGACCGCATGCTAGAGTCTTTCTAGCAAAGTACTCGTGTAAAGGACTAATCAACGCAGGGAACATTTTCCGGCTTGGTGGCTTTGGCTTT GCATATCCAAAAGGTTCTAGTTTGGCTATTGATATATCAGAGGCATTGCTGAATATGATAGAGAGTGGGCAAATAAAAGAGCTAGAAAAAGATATGTTGAATAAGCTAAAGAATGAAGGCATAGCCAATTGTTCTtcaaagaaaaaggagaaagatAATTCATCAATTGACATACCACCTTTCCTTGGTTTATTTTCCATTTGTTCTTCTTTTGCTATTCTTGCTTTGTCATATCACACAATTTGTTTGTTGGTGAAGAAGAACTTAGAGACCTTGACATACCACATAGTATTAACATTAATTCGATTGTGGAGAATATGGAAATGGACAACCAAATACTTCTCTCGGATCATGAGAAGAGTATGCAGTTGCATAGAAACAAGAAATGCAGAAGAGGATGTCAATAATAGCCAGCAAAACCCAGTGATAGTGGTTGCTCATGCTTCATCATGA
- the LOC123891342 gene encoding glutamate receptor 2.9-like isoform X2 encodes MGRNFLLQLNICFIVMHLLACSRVQRGHCLVPQRSIISIGAVLDLVSLMGKHQKIAMEIAVEEFNNHLSSSKLDLQVKDSHGNSAQVIASVMDFSKINQVQAIIGTITHNEATLASELSDPINNIPIMSLTSFASKPQLSSPKLPHFIQVGDDINLNMQCIASIVGKFKWKKVTVIYELNNNDFSSDPGILLSLSYSLKLIGSEIDNHLAFPSLSSLSNPKSTIENELNKLKKETNRVFLIVHSSLELANMLFEKAKQIGLMEKGSVWIIPNEVSGLLDSVNSSVIFNMQGVIGFKTHFMEMNEGLRKFKFKFQRKFALDYPQEDNIIPSIFAFQAYDATKAIFEAANKSSSHGKFILDKEFSKKGQLLHSPIFNIINVIGKSYREMAFWSPKLGFSKNIVSDNYDDDDDDSDGIFDTVYWPGDMKSIPKGHNKEERNLTIAIPSKGAFSQFVNVEYDHSKNVTSINGFSIKVFEAAVRRLPYVLNYNFSPFSGSYDEMVDQVYNKTLDAAVGDTSIVAYRYHLVDFSQPYVESGLHMVVTEQPAKSKTWKFLDAFTKEMWLMMIVMHVFVGFVIWMIEREVNEYLRGFGSMLWFLVTVLFYAHREPIRRPLAKIVLTPWLFAIFIVTNSFIASLTSITISQVKPSVLDIQTLKERNHTIACDGNSFIVKYLTDVLKFKPENIRKINSMSDYPAAFENKEIEAAFFVAPHAKVFLAKYSCKGFIKAKNTFRLGGFGFVGFSTLIVPEFLTCLVEVKLGYFQRVRVLLQIYRRHC; translated from the exons ATGGGAAGGAATTTTTTATTGCAACTCAATATTTGTTTCATTGTTATGCACTTGTTAGCATGTTCAAGAGTGCAAAGAGGGCACTGCTTAGTGCCACAAAGGTCCATTATAAGCATTGGTGCTGTGCTTGATTTGGTTTCATTAATGGGAAAACATCAGAAAATAGCAATGGAAATTGCAGTTGAAGAGTTTAACAACCATTTGAGTTCTTCTAAACTGGATTTGCAGGTAAAAGATTCACATGGAAATTCTGCTCAAGTAATTGCAAGTG TTATGGATTTCTCAAAGATCAACCAAGTGCAAGCCATCATAGGAACTATTACACACAATGAAGCAACACTAGCAAGTGAATTAAGTGACCCCATAAACAACATTCCTATCATGTCTCTAACTTCTTTTGCAAGTAAACCACAATTATCATCTCCTAAATTACCACATTTCATCCAAGTAGGAGATGATATTAACCTTAACATGCAATGTATTGCATCAATTGTAGGAAAATTCAAATGGAAAAAAGTGACAGTAATATATGAGCTTAACAATAATGACTTTTCTTCTGATCCAGGAATACTACTTAGCCTCTCTTATTCTCTTAAACTTATTGGTTCTGAGATTGATAATCACTTAGCTTTTCCTTCACTTTCATCTCTTTCAAATCCAAAATCTACAATTGAAAATGAGCTTAATAAGCTGAAAAAAGAGACTAATAGAGTCTTCTTGATTGTTCATTCTTCTTTAGAGCTAGCCAACATGCTTTTTGAGAAAGCAAAACAAATAGGTTTGATGGAAAAAGGTTCTGTTTGGATTATACCAAATGAAGTTTCTGGTCTTCTTGATTCAGTTAACTCTTCTGTTATATTCAACATGCAAGGTGTTATTGGATTTAAAACACATTTCATGGAAATGAATGAGGgtttaagaaaatttaaattcaaattccaaaGAAAATTTGCATTAGATTATCCTCAAGAAGATAACATAATCCCAAGTATCTTTGCATTTCAAGCATATGATGCAACTAAGGCTATTTTTGAAGCTGCAAATAAGTCATCATCACATGGAAAATTCATTCTTGACAAAGAATTCTCAAAGAAGGGACAATTGCTGCATTCACCAATTTTCAACATAATTAATGTGATAGGGAAAAGTTATAGAGAAATGGCATTTTGGTCACCAAAACTAGGTTTTTCGAAGAACATTGTTAGCGataattatgatgatgatgatgatgattctgaTGGAATTTTCGACACGGTTTATTGGCCAGGAGACATGAAATCCATTCCTAAGGGTCATAATAAAGAGGAAAGGAATTTGACAATAGCTATACCTTCCAAAGGTGCTTTTTCACAGTTTGTGAATGTGGAATATGATCATAGCAAAAATGTAACTTCCATTAATGGTTTTTCAATCAAAGTCTTTGAAGCAGCTGTTAGACGTTTACCTTATGTTTTGAATTACAATTTTTCTCCCTTTAGTGGCTCATATGATGAAATGGTTGATCAAGTCTACAATAAG ACATTGGATGCTGCTGTTGGTGATACATCAATAGTGGCATATAGATATCATttagtggacttctcacaacctTATGTTGAATCTGGCCTTCATATGGTGGTTACTGAACAACCAGCAAAATCAAAAACTTGGAAGTTTTTGGATGCCTTTACTAAAGAGATGTGGCTGATGATGATAGTTATGCATGTTTTTGTGGGATTTGTTATTTGGATGATTGAAAGAGAAGTAAATGAATATTTAAGGGGATTTGGGTCCATGCTATGGTTTTTAGTCACCGTACTATTTTATGCACATA GAGAACCAATAAGAAGACCCTTAGCTAAAATTGTGCTGACACCATGGTTATTTGCTATTTTCATTGTGACAAATAGTTTCATAGCAAGTTTAACATCCATAACTATTTCACAAGTAAAGCCATCTGTGTTAGATATCCAGACCCTTAAAGAAAGAAATCATACAATTGCTTGTGATGGGAATTCCTTCATTGTCAAGTATTTGACTGATGTACTAAAATTCAAGCCAGAAAACATTCGGAAAATAAATTCCATGAGTGACTACCCTGCTGCCTTTGAGAACAAGGAAATAGAAGCCGCCTTCTTTGTCGCGCCTCATGCTAAAGTCTTTCTAGCAAAGTACTCATGTAAGGGCTTCATCAAAGCGAAGAACACTTTCAGGCTCGGTGGCTTCGGTTTTGTGGGTTTCTCTACTCTCATTGTCCCTGAATTTTTGACATGTTTGGTAGAAGTGAAATTGGG GTATTTCCAAAGGGTTCGAGTCTTGCTGCAGATATATCGGAGGCATTGTTGA
- the LOC123891342 gene encoding glutamate receptor 2.9-like isoform X1, which yields MGRNFLLQLNICFIVMHLLACSRVQRGHCLVPQRSIISIGAVLDLVSLMGKHQKIAMEIAVEEFNNHLSSSKLDLQVKDSHGNSAQVIASVMDFSKINQVQAIIGTITHNEATLASELSDPINNIPIMSLTSFASKPQLSSPKLPHFIQVGDDINLNMQCIASIVGKFKWKKVTVIYELNNNDFSSDPGILLSLSYSLKLIGSEIDNHLAFPSLSSLSNPKSTIENELNKLKKETNRVFLIVHSSLELANMLFEKAKQIGLMEKGSVWIIPNEVSGLLDSVNSSVIFNMQGVIGFKTHFMEMNEGLRKFKFKFQRKFALDYPQEDNIIPSIFAFQAYDATKAIFEAANKSSSHGKFILDKEFSKKGQLLHSPIFNIINVIGKSYREMAFWSPKLGFSKNIVSDNYDDDDDDSDGIFDTVYWPGDMKSIPKGHNKEERNLTIAIPSKGAFSQFVNVEYDHSKNVTSINGFSIKVFEAAVRRLPYVLNYNFSPFSGSYDEMVDQVYNKTLDAAVGDTSIVAYRYHLVDFSQPYVESGLHMVVTEQPAKSKTWKFLDAFTKEMWLMMIVMHVFVGFVIWMIEREVNEYLRGFGSMLWFLVTVLFYAHREPIRRPLAKIVLTPWLFAIFIVTNSFIASLTSITISQVKPSVLDIQTLKERNHTIACDGNSFIVKYLTDVLKFKPENIRKINSMSDYPAAFENKEIEAAFFVAPHAKVFLAKYSCKGFIKAKNTFRLGGFGFVFPKGSSLAADISEALLNMIESGETEQLEKDMLNEIENESKFNCSSSESKGKNNTSIGLSPFVGLFLICSTFASLALSYHVICLLVKNVDTLTSYLVSTLTQLWRIWRWTTNFFARCCLKIRSIIIRSCTETMAEENVTNSQQMPVVIELVDSVLAAHAS from the exons ATGGGAAGGAATTTTTTATTGCAACTCAATATTTGTTTCATTGTTATGCACTTGTTAGCATGTTCAAGAGTGCAAAGAGGGCACTGCTTAGTGCCACAAAGGTCCATTATAAGCATTGGTGCTGTGCTTGATTTGGTTTCATTAATGGGAAAACATCAGAAAATAGCAATGGAAATTGCAGTTGAAGAGTTTAACAACCATTTGAGTTCTTCTAAACTGGATTTGCAGGTAAAAGATTCACATGGAAATTCTGCTCAAGTAATTGCAAGTG TTATGGATTTCTCAAAGATCAACCAAGTGCAAGCCATCATAGGAACTATTACACACAATGAAGCAACACTAGCAAGTGAATTAAGTGACCCCATAAACAACATTCCTATCATGTCTCTAACTTCTTTTGCAAGTAAACCACAATTATCATCTCCTAAATTACCACATTTCATCCAAGTAGGAGATGATATTAACCTTAACATGCAATGTATTGCATCAATTGTAGGAAAATTCAAATGGAAAAAAGTGACAGTAATATATGAGCTTAACAATAATGACTTTTCTTCTGATCCAGGAATACTACTTAGCCTCTCTTATTCTCTTAAACTTATTGGTTCTGAGATTGATAATCACTTAGCTTTTCCTTCACTTTCATCTCTTTCAAATCCAAAATCTACAATTGAAAATGAGCTTAATAAGCTGAAAAAAGAGACTAATAGAGTCTTCTTGATTGTTCATTCTTCTTTAGAGCTAGCCAACATGCTTTTTGAGAAAGCAAAACAAATAGGTTTGATGGAAAAAGGTTCTGTTTGGATTATACCAAATGAAGTTTCTGGTCTTCTTGATTCAGTTAACTCTTCTGTTATATTCAACATGCAAGGTGTTATTGGATTTAAAACACATTTCATGGAAATGAATGAGGgtttaagaaaatttaaattcaaattccaaaGAAAATTTGCATTAGATTATCCTCAAGAAGATAACATAATCCCAAGTATCTTTGCATTTCAAGCATATGATGCAACTAAGGCTATTTTTGAAGCTGCAAATAAGTCATCATCACATGGAAAATTCATTCTTGACAAAGAATTCTCAAAGAAGGGACAATTGCTGCATTCACCAATTTTCAACATAATTAATGTGATAGGGAAAAGTTATAGAGAAATGGCATTTTGGTCACCAAAACTAGGTTTTTCGAAGAACATTGTTAGCGataattatgatgatgatgatgatgattctgaTGGAATTTTCGACACGGTTTATTGGCCAGGAGACATGAAATCCATTCCTAAGGGTCATAATAAAGAGGAAAGGAATTTGACAATAGCTATACCTTCCAAAGGTGCTTTTTCACAGTTTGTGAATGTGGAATATGATCATAGCAAAAATGTAACTTCCATTAATGGTTTTTCAATCAAAGTCTTTGAAGCAGCTGTTAGACGTTTACCTTATGTTTTGAATTACAATTTTTCTCCCTTTAGTGGCTCATATGATGAAATGGTTGATCAAGTCTACAATAAG ACATTGGATGCTGCTGTTGGTGATACATCAATAGTGGCATATAGATATCATttagtggacttctcacaacctTATGTTGAATCTGGCCTTCATATGGTGGTTACTGAACAACCAGCAAAATCAAAAACTTGGAAGTTTTTGGATGCCTTTACTAAAGAGATGTGGCTGATGATGATAGTTATGCATGTTTTTGTGGGATTTGTTATTTGGATGATTGAAAGAGAAGTAAATGAATATTTAAGGGGATTTGGGTCCATGCTATGGTTTTTAGTCACCGTACTATTTTATGCACATA GAGAACCAATAAGAAGACCCTTAGCTAAAATTGTGCTGACACCATGGTTATTTGCTATTTTCATTGTGACAAATAGTTTCATAGCAAGTTTAACATCCATAACTATTTCACAAGTAAAGCCATCTGTGTTAGATATCCAGACCCTTAAAGAAAGAAATCATACAATTGCTTGTGATGGGAATTCCTTCATTGTCAAGTATTTGACTGATGTACTAAAATTCAAGCCAGAAAACATTCGGAAAATAAATTCCATGAGTGACTACCCTGCTGCCTTTGAGAACAAGGAAATAGAAGCCGCCTTCTTTGTCGCGCCTCATGCTAAAGTCTTTCTAGCAAAGTACTCATGTAAGGGCTTCATCAAAGCGAAGAACACTTTCAGGCTCGGTGGCTTCGGTTTT GTATTTCCAAAGGGTTCGAGTCTTGCTGCAGATATATCGGAGGCATTGTTGAATATGATAGAGAGTGGAGAAACAGAACAGCTAGAAAAAGATATGTTGAATGAGATAGAGAATGAAAGCAAATTTAACTGTTCTTCTTCAGAGAGTAAGGGAAAAAACAACACATCGATAGGCCTTTCGCCTTTTGTTGGTCTGTTTTTGATCTGTTCTACTTTTGCTAGTCTTGCTTTGTCATATCACGTGATTTGTTTGTTGGTGAAGAATGTAGACACTTTGACAAGCTACCTAGTATCGACACTAACACAGTTATGGAGAATATGGAGATGGACAACCAACTTTTTTGCTCGGTGCTGTTTGAAAATCCGATCGATAATTATCAGAAGTTGCACAGAAACAATGGCAGAAGAGAATGTAACAAATAGCCAGCAAATGCCAGTTGTGATTGAGCTTGTTGATAGTGTATTGGCTGCTCATGCTTCATGA
- the LOC123891342 gene encoding glutamate receptor 2.9-like isoform X3 has protein sequence MGRNFLLQLNICFIVMHLLACSRVQRGHCLVPQRSIISIGAVLDLVSLMGKHQKIAMEIAVEEFNNHLSSSKLDLQVKDSHGNSAQVIASVMDFSKINQVQAIIGTITHNEATLASELSDPINNIPIMSLTSFASKPQLSSPKLPHFIQVGDDINLNMQCIASIVGKFKWKKVTVIYELNNNDFSSDPGILLSLSYSLKLIGSEIDNHLAFPSLSSLSNPKSTIENELNKLKKETNRVFLIVHSSLELANMLFEKAKQIGLMEKGSVWIIPNEVSGLLDSVNSSVIFNMQGVIGFKTHFMEMNEGLRKFKFKFQRKFALDYPQEDNIIPSIFAFQAYDATKAIFEAANKSSSHGKFILDKEFSKKGQLLHSPIFNIINVIGKSYREMAFWSPKLGFSKNIVSDNYDDDDDDSDGIFDTVYWPGDMKSIPKGHNKEERNLTIAIPSKGAFSQFVNVEYDHSKNVTSINGFSIKVFEAAVRRLPYVLNYNFSPFSGSYDEMVDQVYNKTLDAAVGDTSIVAYRYHLVDFSQPYVESGLHMVVTEQPAKSKTWKFLDAFTKEMWLMMIVMHVFVGFVIWMIEREVNEYLRGFGSMLWFLVTVLFYAHREPIRRPLAKIVLTPWLFAIFIVTNSFIASLTSITISQVKPSVLDIQTLKERNHTIACDGNSFIVKYLTDVLKFKPENIRKINSMSDYPAAFENKEIEAAFFVAPHAKVFLAKYSCISKGFESCCRYIGGIVEYDREWRNRTARKRYVE, from the exons ATGGGAAGGAATTTTTTATTGCAACTCAATATTTGTTTCATTGTTATGCACTTGTTAGCATGTTCAAGAGTGCAAAGAGGGCACTGCTTAGTGCCACAAAGGTCCATTATAAGCATTGGTGCTGTGCTTGATTTGGTTTCATTAATGGGAAAACATCAGAAAATAGCAATGGAAATTGCAGTTGAAGAGTTTAACAACCATTTGAGTTCTTCTAAACTGGATTTGCAGGTAAAAGATTCACATGGAAATTCTGCTCAAGTAATTGCAAGTG TTATGGATTTCTCAAAGATCAACCAAGTGCAAGCCATCATAGGAACTATTACACACAATGAAGCAACACTAGCAAGTGAATTAAGTGACCCCATAAACAACATTCCTATCATGTCTCTAACTTCTTTTGCAAGTAAACCACAATTATCATCTCCTAAATTACCACATTTCATCCAAGTAGGAGATGATATTAACCTTAACATGCAATGTATTGCATCAATTGTAGGAAAATTCAAATGGAAAAAAGTGACAGTAATATATGAGCTTAACAATAATGACTTTTCTTCTGATCCAGGAATACTACTTAGCCTCTCTTATTCTCTTAAACTTATTGGTTCTGAGATTGATAATCACTTAGCTTTTCCTTCACTTTCATCTCTTTCAAATCCAAAATCTACAATTGAAAATGAGCTTAATAAGCTGAAAAAAGAGACTAATAGAGTCTTCTTGATTGTTCATTCTTCTTTAGAGCTAGCCAACATGCTTTTTGAGAAAGCAAAACAAATAGGTTTGATGGAAAAAGGTTCTGTTTGGATTATACCAAATGAAGTTTCTGGTCTTCTTGATTCAGTTAACTCTTCTGTTATATTCAACATGCAAGGTGTTATTGGATTTAAAACACATTTCATGGAAATGAATGAGGgtttaagaaaatttaaattcaaattccaaaGAAAATTTGCATTAGATTATCCTCAAGAAGATAACATAATCCCAAGTATCTTTGCATTTCAAGCATATGATGCAACTAAGGCTATTTTTGAAGCTGCAAATAAGTCATCATCACATGGAAAATTCATTCTTGACAAAGAATTCTCAAAGAAGGGACAATTGCTGCATTCACCAATTTTCAACATAATTAATGTGATAGGGAAAAGTTATAGAGAAATGGCATTTTGGTCACCAAAACTAGGTTTTTCGAAGAACATTGTTAGCGataattatgatgatgatgatgatgattctgaTGGAATTTTCGACACGGTTTATTGGCCAGGAGACATGAAATCCATTCCTAAGGGTCATAATAAAGAGGAAAGGAATTTGACAATAGCTATACCTTCCAAAGGTGCTTTTTCACAGTTTGTGAATGTGGAATATGATCATAGCAAAAATGTAACTTCCATTAATGGTTTTTCAATCAAAGTCTTTGAAGCAGCTGTTAGACGTTTACCTTATGTTTTGAATTACAATTTTTCTCCCTTTAGTGGCTCATATGATGAAATGGTTGATCAAGTCTACAATAAG ACATTGGATGCTGCTGTTGGTGATACATCAATAGTGGCATATAGATATCATttagtggacttctcacaacctTATGTTGAATCTGGCCTTCATATGGTGGTTACTGAACAACCAGCAAAATCAAAAACTTGGAAGTTTTTGGATGCCTTTACTAAAGAGATGTGGCTGATGATGATAGTTATGCATGTTTTTGTGGGATTTGTTATTTGGATGATTGAAAGAGAAGTAAATGAATATTTAAGGGGATTTGGGTCCATGCTATGGTTTTTAGTCACCGTACTATTTTATGCACATA GAGAACCAATAAGAAGACCCTTAGCTAAAATTGTGCTGACACCATGGTTATTTGCTATTTTCATTGTGACAAATAGTTTCATAGCAAGTTTAACATCCATAACTATTTCACAAGTAAAGCCATCTGTGTTAGATATCCAGACCCTTAAAGAAAGAAATCATACAATTGCTTGTGATGGGAATTCCTTCATTGTCAAGTATTTGACTGATGTACTAAAATTCAAGCCAGAAAACATTCGGAAAATAAATTCCATGAGTGACTACCCTGCTGCCTTTGAGAACAAGGAAATAGAAGCCGCCTTCTTTGTCGCGCCTCATGCTAAAGTCTTTCTAGCAAAGTACTCAT GTATTTCCAAAGGGTTCGAGTCTTGCTGCAGATATATCGGAGGCATTGTTGAATATGATAGAGAGTGGAGAAACAGAACAGCTAGAAAAAGATATGTTGAATGA
- the LOC123891344 gene encoding 60S ribosomal protein L13-1, producing MVKHNNVIPNAHFRKHWQNYVKTWFNQPARKTRRRLARQKKAVKIFPRPTAGPLRPIVHGQTQKYNMKLRAGKGFSLEELKAAGIPKKLAPTIGIAVDHRRKNRSLEGLQANVQRLKTYKAKLVVFPRRARKVKAGDSTPEELANATQVQGPYLPIVREKPSVELVKITDEMKAFKAYYKLRLERTNKRHLGARLKRAAEAEKEDKK from the exons ATGGTGAAGCATAACAATGTTATCCCTAATGCACACTTCCGTAAGCATTGGCAAAACTATGTCAAGACATGGTTTAACCAACCTGCAAGGAAGACAAGAAGACGCTTAG CTCGTCAGAAGAAGGCTGTTAAGATTTTCCCCAGGCCTACAGCTGGACCTCTTAGGCCAATTGTTCATGGACAAACCCAGAAATACAACATGAAGCTTAGGGCTGGTAAAGGGTTTTCTCTTGAGGAGTTGAAG GCTGCTGGTATTCCCAAGAAGCTTGCTCCAACTATTGGCATTGCTGTTGATCATCGCCGTAAGAACCGATCTTTAGAAGGTCTACAAGCCAACGTGCAGAGGCTGAAGACATACAAGGCCAAGTTGGTCGTATTCCCAAGACGTGCACGCAAGGTCAAG GCTGGTGATTCTACTCCTGAGGAACTTGCAAATGCCACACAGGTTCAAGGTCCATACTTGCCCATTGTGAGGGAGAAACCATCTGTAGAGTTAGTTAAGATTACAGATGAAATGAAGGCATTCAAAGCTTATTATAAGCTTCGCCTTGAACGAACAAACAAGCGCCATTTGGGTGCCAGACTGAAGAGGGCCGCCGAGGCAGAGAAGGAAGATAAGAAGTGA